CCATTTATAGTGTTCCGTACTTCAAACTAAATCACGGAACATTTATGTCACTCATCTcggtgtctgtctatctgtccgtccgtctgtcatggCCGTTTTATTCAGGAACTGTTAAAGCTAGAAAGAACAGTTAGAGAAACTACATAACTATATAGTCGTATgttcaaattttgaaaaaaaaaaaacaattttcgcTTTCGGTTTGCGGTATAAAGAGTTTTgtacaattaataaattaagcttttatttTACTGAGGTTACAAGTACATTTTTTCTGTTAAAATTGCATTTAACAAATAGTAAGACCAGTTGGTATCGGTAGCCGTTGTAAATCCCTAGTGTGCCTTTTAAGTTTTGACATAAGACTTGTGCGGTTATTTGAGACTTTTTGTTATGACCAGGAATAAAGTATTACGTACGCAAATGCTGAATCCCGACGCTAGAATGTGCACCAGACGGCAGACTGAAAGCCAGACATGTTGAAAGTTAAATGTGTAACCGTATGAACATTATGTAGCACTTGACTATGCGAATAATTCAATATCATCGGATGTCTCAGTTGTTTCCGCTTGGGAATTACCAGACATTCTTGTATCTTGCAACTGGGGTCCGTACTTGAAAGGTGTCAAttaactaagcctccgctgtgtctgtcagcggtctgtatctcatgaaccataatgagtaaagttgaaattttcacggtGTGCATTTCCTTCcattgtcgctataacaacaaaaatgtTCAAAATGGCAGCCatgtaaataaaacaatttaaaaagtacatacagggcgacaaggctcttttggcgcgtgacgaaaatcggacttaacgttgccatcaagtgtcccctttgttcttgtttgaatactccaacagcgcccccctgtcaatgtcattcaagtgccaaaagagcctcgTCGCACTGTAGTGTTAGATcgtgtacgatgatacggaaccatTCATGTGCAAGTTAGACACGCACTAGACCGATTTTTGTATTGACTTATTTGGAGACTCAACTAtaagacaggtcgagattgcaatcggggagggtacACAGTCGCAAAACCCGGAAAGCCCctgcggtgcgggcgagcgcgggtgacgtgcgtgtgtgcggggcgtctcccggcctcaccccgattgccatctcaacctgtcgcggacaataGGTATAATCTTTAGGGGGCAATACTCTTTTCATGTTATTTGGCTATGGATACAAAGATTAGATACgagtagtaggtattattgggGCATCTGGATCATAGGAGATCCATATGCCCCAATCTATTAGAATAGATGCCACAATCTATTAGAATAGATGCCACAATCTATTAGAATAGATAAACATCATCTATTTGAATCGACGTAAATGAATAGGTGAAATTGAATAGATGAAATTTTATCTATTCAAATAGAGCAAAATGTATTTCTTAAACATAAGTTTTAATAGAATACGACGCTTCTCATCCATTGGAATAGATCCAATTCATCTATTCAAATAGATGTAAGTggataggtataaatatatGAAATTGAATAGATGAAATTTACCTATTCACATTGAACAAAccgtattttaaaatcaattaggAATAGATCCAATTTATCTATTCAAATAGATGTAAatgaataagtataatataaatgaaattgaaTAGACGAAATTTACCTATTCACATTGATCAAAATGTATCTATTTGTTAACCCGCTTAATTAGGATGGATGAATTTGaaaggataggtaggtaggtgaaaCGTAagactaaaacaaaataatataaatttgagttcatttattaaaatataaagtttgaaATGATATATCACTTATCTGTTTAAATTTCAAGTAATTCCATTATCTATTAGAATAATAAAACACTAAAAGATGgagtttagttatttatttattacaattcacttatttaaataggtagaaTAAAACACAAGTAatccaaatttaaatttaaatttaatattgtaaatttgtttttatgagatatttttacctatattttgttgaatttgtgctattatttctttgattttaatatAAAGATCGTCAAAAAGTCCACATGTGACTACGTGTTGCACTGAAACTTCTAGGTCAGTACAGATGTCTTTATTGTTTACATCAAATATCTCTATTTTCACAATTTTAGTTCCTCGCACAGGGACTTTGATATATGTATAGAGGTGATCATCGTTATTTCTTCTTTTCCTGCTTGATGGCTCAGACTGCACTCTTTCCACGAAGTTGAAGAGGCCCTCATTATCCTAGAAAAGTACTTGAGTTTAAAATCCATTACAATCGAAATCTATTATCTAAATAGTAGGAGTATTATAAAACATAGTCTTCTAAACTTCTTAGAGGATTTCAGTTTGTTAGTATTTATTAGGTTTCATAGataaaaatagaaagaaaattaaaaaacttatacttaatgttaaaatttattattttacttactgaGGACATCGTGACACGTCCGTTGTGATGAAAGCGAATATTGAAGAAGTAGTAAATGtttaaataagatttaaaaaatcgaaTTATTGGAAAAACATGTATCACCGTAGAGAGCTTCAGGTACCTACTCATGTGACATCCTAAACGATCATTGTTTGATATTTCGAAATTTCATTCCTAGTAATGTTCATGAGTAATGGGCATGTATCTACATGTCCGTTTATTGAACGTTTTACGAACTGATTTaattaatgaatattttattaacgaaACCCGGCTGCAAAGCTTGACTTGATttacaaatacatacctatcttaaaaatattgataaataattacaacaattataataatattatcaatccgcgcttgaccagcgtggtggacttctTTAGTAGAGGCCAAACCATCTCACTCcgaaagagacccgtgctctgtagtgacccaacgatgggttgatcatgatgatgatgatgatgatgatgatgatgatgatgatgatattatgagtagttaggtttgaccagcgtggtagacttctttaatggaggtcaaaaccttatcactctgaaaggacacccgtactcggtagtgagccgacagtgatgatgatgatgatgatgatgatgatattatgagaagttaggtttaaccagcgtggtagacttctttagtagaggtcaaaaccttgtctctctgaaaggacacccgtactcggtagtgagccgacagtgatgatgatgatgatgatgatgatgatgatgatgatattatgagaagttaggtttaaccagcgtggtagacttctttagtagaggtcaaaaccttatctctctgaaaggacacccgtgctcggtagtgagtcgacggtgggttgatcacgatgatgatattatgagaagttaggtttgaccagcgtggtagacttctttaatagaggtcaaaaccttatctctctgaaaggacacccgtgctcggtagtgagtcgacggtgggttgatcacgatgatgatattatgagaagttaggtttgaccagcgtggtagacttctttaatagaggtcaaaaccttatctctctgaaaggacacccgtgctcggtagtgagtcgacggtgggttgatcacgatgatgatgatgatattatgagaagttaggtttgaccagcgtggtagacttctttaatagaggtcaaaaccttatcactccgaaaggacacccgtgctcggtagtgagccgacggtgggttgatcatgatgatgatattatgaaaagttaggtttgaccagcgtggtagacttctttagtagaagtcaaaaccttatcactctgaaaggagaccagtgctcGCTAGTGAGCCGACGCGggtgggttgaccatgatgatgatgatgatgatgatgatgatgatgatattatgagaagttatgtttgaccagcgtggtagacttctttagtagaggtcaaaaccttatcactctgaaaggagacccgtgctcggtagtgagccgacggtgggttgatcatgatgacgatattatgaaagttaggtttgaccagcgtggtagacttctttagtagaggtcaaaaccttatcactctgaaaggagacccgtgctcggtagtgagccgacggtgggttgatcatgatgacgatattatgaaagttaggtttgaccagcgtggtagacttctttagtagaggtcaaaaccttatcactctgaaaggagacccgtgctcggtagtgagccgacggTGTAGGTAGGTGCAGTAGTCAATCGTATTAATATTCTATAATTGAacttatttctttaattttaagtgttaaatttgaataacattttttattcgaGATATATTGCTGTGAAAGCTTGCTTTTATTAACACAATGCAATGCCACCCAACGCGATGATTTCGACACCCCATTTTTCTTGTACGTATCCGTTTTactaactatataaaataatttgtccgcccattgaatatttttaaccgattaAGGCAAAGGAAGGGTTATGCTTTCAGcagtgtatgtatgtttgtatgtatttgtattaatgtatgttccagcgtagcgcctaaactatgGAGCTGATTTGAATAATGTGCTGACAGGCGATTCGTTATTATGATTCAGCTGACATTTTAGcctcttaatatataaaaagaaaaggtgactgactggctgactgactgactgactgactgactgactgatctatcaatgcacagctcaaactactagtcggatcgggctgaaatttggcatgcagatagctattatgacgtagccatccgttaagaaaggatttttgaaaatcaacccatcatactgatgatgatgatgatgatgatgattgtgttATTGTTAAACAAAGCTAACCATACTAAAAATATGACGAGGAAACCCGGCtgcaaacaataatataatatcaaatagAATTGTTatggataataattattgcatATGTCTGTTCATTGAATATCTGATCATACAAACCTTAAGTGGTATGTTTGAAAGAAGAACCAGAGGCGAGATGTTGTATGGCTTTACTGAATTTTACGCTGACGCGAAGATTTCGCCAATGGGTTAGAGGAATTCCTTTATGAGTAACTTTAATGTAAGTGTATATCCgtttattgaatatttttcaaactaaTTTGAAGGAAGAAACTTTTAATTATGACAACCAAACCCGGCTGAAAAACATAAGATACATGGAAATATTGTTATGTTAATAAAttggtatttatttttgttagttgAACATTTTACCATACAAACTTTACCAATGCGGCAGAAAAGAAAACCAGAGGCAAATCatagtctaaatttaaaaattattcataTCTTAACTCTAACTTCGTTATTTCTTTCACCTTAAGTGTTAAATTTGATTAGCATTTTTCACCTTAGGGAAAATGCTTGTgatgcttttttttattcacacatTTACATGTCTCCAGAACTATTTAAGTTTTCATAACACATGAGGATCATCTTATTCCCTCGCTACCAGTCTCATCGTGCAGAACTCCTCAAGTCAAGCAGTTCAGAAGTTTTTCCtgtgcaaaattaaaatgtaagtacatacctacgtttactgctatattttgtaaataaatcattGTACTCTGAATATGAcatcattttaattacataatcaTGTTTATCTTGTATATTGAAAGTACCTATAGCCCAAAtagtatatataattttaatagaagtatttaaatagaatatagaagtactatatatttaatagaattatttttatagtgtagtatatattttaatagacgttctttttaataataagtagtaaCTTTATAGGTGTTTTGAATAAAAGGTAATGAAACGGAGGGGGGAATATTTTCTTCTATTCATTACCTACCGATTATTCAAAAACAtgtaaagttactaatgttcaattccattaattttaaattgtattattgtttatgttttaaattGTAATATGTTGTAATTGTATATTGAAAGTACCTATAGCCCAAAtagtatatataattttaatagaagtattttaatagaatatagaagtactatatatttaattgaattatttttatagtaaagtatatattataatagacatactttttaatagtaagtaagtaacttTATAGGTGATTTTAATAAAAGGTAATGAAACGGAGGAGGGAATATTTTCTTCTATTCATTACCTACCGATTATTCAAAAGCGtgtaaagttactaatgttctattccatttattttaaaaatttaataaatataaaattgtagaTTTCTTAGGATTTCtcgatttcattttaatttcaggtttattaaaattaaaacttcgaCTCAATTGTTTTAATGATAGcatttttctttaattacaGGTCTGACAACGCTGATTTGCTGTTCCCTTCTCCGCGTGCCGAGAGCAGCGATACCTCATCTTCATCCTCATCTCATAGTAAGAAGAAAAGGAGGCGAGAGACCGAACAAGCGAGTGCAAATACTTCGAAAAAAGCAGCAAAAATAACCGCTGTCGACTTGTTTGGCAGTGACTCCGAGGATGAAGGTGAAAAAAATGCCGACAGCTCCCACTGCAAAACCGGTGCTAGCAAGTTATATCACACGGCGGGTGGCTAATGGGCACAGCAGACAATTAATTGAGTCGAAAAATGGGACTCATTATAtcgaattaaaaatttataactgCAACGAAATTGAAAACACTCCACCAATGAATAGATGGCGTCAGGCCATTGTTACAGTTAAGAACAGAACTAATACTGATACAGAAGCCTGGCGCCATCTATCCCAATTCATAGCGGCAGTTCGAAAAGAATACAAGAAAAGCCCACCAAGCTTCgtgaattcatatttttaaatatgaattCACGAAGCTTGGTGGGCTCTCGGCATTAAGCATCATGATGCAGagagttattatattttattttagatacaTTTACGAGTTTGTACTAATAAAGGGTTTGTAAAATCTGGCGTGCATTTTTATATTCCTTCTTTTGTATTCCTTTATAttcaattgaaataattataattccttatcttttttgttattcaattaaaataatgttttatgctctttaatttgtgttttatttcttaCAGCTACTACAACGAACATCGTTGAACCACCACGTTGTGAATTCAAAGATAAGACAAAGATGGTTGAATGTGagaaatgtaatattttaatacctaaaaataaaatttcacatcATTTAAGAACAACAATTCATAAATCTAAATGTCTAGTTAGAACGGATAttgaaaatatagaaataattaCTACtgcttttaaaaatagaattgtCACTTATCGTTTGAATATCCCACAAAAAGAGAATTATTTAGACCCAGATTCCTTTATGTGCGACAGTAAAACGAAAATTTTAAACctaattaaaacatcaataaatgaacataaatgtattaagatttattttgaactttttgcATATTATACTTTACCCGAGTCCTATGAAATGGAACTCAAATCATTTAGTACTAAATACGAAACACTGTTTTGTACTtcagatttatattatttttatgataatctCGTAAGCGCGCTTACAAGTAACATGTCCGAATTTGAACACAAGAAATCGGGCTGGACCATTCACTCAATAAGTCATTTAGAAATTAGTATTAGTAAATATAATCCTTTACGAGGTGGAATGTACATTGATTTacctacaaaaattaaaaataccaagagttgtttaaatattaaaaacaatgatAATCACTGTTTTTTGTGGTGTGTCATTGCTGCTTTGTTTCCATCAAAACATAATGTATGCAGAACCAGTTCATATCCGAACTATGCAGATATACTTAATACGAGCGGAATGTCATTTCCACCATCCTCAAAAGACataagtttatttgaaaaaaataacagtAGTATAAGTATTCAAGTATATGGCttagatattaaaaataatgtaactggacctttgtatgtcacacagaataaaaaataaatcatattaatttattatacattgaaaaaaatGGAATTGGACATTATTGTCTTATTAAAGATCTTCTGCGTCTCGTACGTAAACAGAACACTAAGCATAAAGGTAAAATGTTTTATGTGATAGATGTTtgcagttttattgtaataaaatcaaatatgATCAACATAACTGTTCAAAAATAGTTACAGAATTACCGGATAAGAACAGTAAACTAAAATTTAAGAATTACGAAAGAAAACAAAAGTGAAATTTGTCATTTACGCTGATTTTGAAAGTGTATTGCTTCGCGTTGATGATCCCCATAAAACATCTACCCAGCGCACACACAGGGTCAGACGACATCAAGCTTCTTGTTTCGGATTTTATGTTTGTTGTTCGTATGattcaaatttaaataagtatgtttCATACAGAGGTTCAGATTGCGTAGaaaagtttgtaaaatatttaattgaagAGATACTAACAATTCACAACATTTTGTCGGATAAAAAACCAATGTTACCCTTAACAAAAACTCAAGCGGATGAATTTCGAAACGCCGTTAATTGTCACGTTTGTGACCAATTATTATTCGATGATAGAGTCCTAGATCATGATCACATTACTGGACAGTACCGAGGCGCTGCACACTCGTACTGTAATTTATTGTATAAAGAGTGTTCATATGTACCAATTGTTATTCATAATTTGTCGGGTTATGACAGTCATCTGTTTATTGAGAAATTAGCCGAGCATCCGGGAAAAATTGAAATCATCCCTAAAAGCAAAGAGAAATATCTttcgataacaaaatttgtGCCAGTTTGTAATAATGAGAGttttaaaatgagatttatAGATTCATTTCAATTTCTGAATTCAAGCATAGAAATACTAAGTAACAACTTATCAAAAAACGATCTAATTCATTTTAAGAAATGTTTCCCCGTTAGAAAACAGTTTGACTTGTTAAGAAAAAAGGGAATTTATCCCTATGACTACGTTGATTCATGGGACAAATTTGAGGAAATCCAGCTACCAccaaaagaaaacttttataataGTTTAAAATTAGAACATATTAGTGATGATGACTATGAACGTGCTAAATTGATATGGCAAACTTTGATATTCATTCGCTTGGTGATTACACAGATCTGTATTTAAAGAGTGATGTTGTCTTATTATGTGATATATTTGAAAGTTTCAGAAAAAACTGTTTGCTTTATTATAAACTGGATCCGTTGTATTATATGTCTTCTCCTGGTTTAAGTTGGGATGCAATGCTATTATCTACTGGAATACAATTAGATTTGATCGATGATTTAGAAATTTATGAGTTTGTTGAAAAAGGTATTCGAGGAGGATTAGCACAATGTTCACTTCGACATGCTAAAGCTAATAACAAATACCTTCCAGATTATAATGATTCTAAACCTTCTACTTATTTGCTTTATCTAGATTGCAATAATCTCTATGGTTATGCTATGACTAAAAAAATACCGGTATCTGATTTCCGTTTCTTATCCCAAGAAGAAATAGCAAGTTTTGATCTTTCTGATACTTCTAACGATTCTGATTTTggatatattttagaagtagacCTTGTTTATCCTGATATTTTACACGACGGTCATAAAGATTTGCCATTTGCCGTGGAAAAATTCACTCCACCAGGAGGAAAGACTTCAAAATTAATTGCGAATTTAtatgataaatataaatatgtaattcATTATACGCATTTAAAAGAATGTATTAGAAACGGTCTGATATTAAGGAAATGTTATCGTATTTTATGTTTCCGccaagaaaactttttaaagaaatatattgatTTAAATACACGATTAAGAAAGTCAGCTACATCTGAATTCGAAAAAGacttttttaaactattaaacAACTCAGTCTTTGGCAAAACTATTGAAAATAAACGCAAACAAGTTAATGTTAAATTAGTCACAAAATGGAATGACAATGATAACAAAACGAAAAAATGCCTTTCTGCTGAAAAATTAATTGCTCgccctaatttaaaaaatgtttcagTGTTCTCTGAAAATTTTGTAGCCATTCaattagaaaaagaaaaaataatcctTGATAGACCGATTTATATAGGATTTACCGTTTTAGAATATGCAAAGGAACATCTTTATAAGTTTCATTACAATTTTGTGAAAAAACTTTATTCTGAAAGAGCAAAATTATGTTATACTGATACAGATAGTTTAATATACTTCATAGAAACAAGAGATGTTTACGAAgatattaagaaaaatatttgtaagtTTGATACAAGCAATTATCCAGcattaaatgtttttggtattCCTTTAATCAATGGGAAAGTGCCTGGTCTGTTTAAAGATGAGTTAGGAGGTGACATCATAGAAGAATTCATTGGTTTAAGGGCTAAACTTTACTATATAAATAGTTTAAAGCATAAAGTAAAGAAAGCAAAAGGTATTTCTAAATGTATTAGTCAACGTCTAAGTTTAAATAAGTACAGAGATACTTTGAGAGACGATAAAACTTTAAGGTGCAAAATGAATATAATAAGATCTATAAAGCATGTATTATATactcaacaaataaataaaattgtgttgAACAGGAATGACGATAAACGTCAAATTTTATCGAATCAAGTAGAAACCTTACCCTGGGGGCATGCAAAGACAATTTTATAGTGTAAGAAATTCTACTTACCTGCATACTGTtcttataattatgtatattttcaGTTACTCATGTAgtacaaatataaaatatgaatGATGCTTGTTAATaagatttttatgaataaatgatttgtaacttattttattttgatttttacttCCCTTATAATATGGTTTTGGTATTTTACATAGCTTAACTATAAATACTTTGGATGAATGGATTATAAATCAAATGGTATGATGAAGTTGA
This genomic stretch from Maniola hyperantus chromosome 18, iAphHyp1.2, whole genome shotgun sequence harbors:
- the LOC138403583 gene encoding uncharacterized protein, which gives rise to MSDNADLLFPSPRAESSDTSSSSSSHSKKKRRRETEQASANTSKKAAKITAVDLFGSDSEDEATTTNIVEPPRCEFKDKTKMVECEKCNILIPKNKISHHLRTTIHKSKCLVRTDIENIEIITTAFKNRIVTYRLNIPQKENYLDPDSFMCDSKTKILNLIKTSINEHKCIKIYFELFAYYTLPESYEMELKSFSTKYETLFCTSDLYYFYDNLVSALTSNMSEFEHKKSGWTIHSISHLEISISKYNPLRGGMYIDLPTKIKNTKSCLNIKNNDNHCFLWCVIAALFPSKHNVCRTSSYPNYADILNTSGMSFPPSSKDISLFEKNNSSISIQVYGLDIKNNVTGPLYVTQNKK